In Azospirillum brasilense, a single genomic region encodes these proteins:
- a CDS encoding Mu transposase domain-containing protein: MPQRFLKPFGQGGEALAALTEGLQEALWQLGGVPHTHRTDRLSAAYRNLTAEDDEAAGYAAFCRHYGMTPTRNNAGVAHENGSVEAAHGHLKAALRDALDLRGSRDFPDIPTYQAFLQDTVARKNARRRKALEVELPELKPLPRHRTTDFSTTTVTVTRSGTISVRKVLYTVPSRLVGCRLKVHLYDDRLLCWLGTTQVLTLARKHPKGKLRDRVVDYRHLAASLVRKPQAFRRSVFRDELFPRPAFRRAWEVLDEQLDDRQACRVYVGLLHLAATGACEAALAEHLDAVLDRGGLPDLEGARTAVAPPQPAAVPLITVAPPDLAGYDRLLRPATATPDPEPA; this comes from the coding sequence TTGCCACAGCGCTTCCTGAAGCCCTTCGGTCAGGGCGGTGAAGCTCTCGCCGCCCTGACCGAAGGGCTTCAGGAAGCGCTGTGGCAACTCGGCGGCGTTCCTCACACCCATCGCACCGACCGCTTGTCCGCCGCCTACCGCAACCTGACGGCCGAGGACGACGAAGCCGCCGGGTACGCCGCCTTCTGCCGCCATTACGGCATGACCCCGACCCGCAACAACGCCGGCGTCGCTCATGAGAACGGCAGCGTTGAAGCCGCCCATGGACATCTGAAAGCAGCCTTGCGCGACGCCCTCGATCTGCGTGGGTCGCGCGATTTCCCGGACATTCCCACCTACCAGGCCTTCCTGCAGGACACCGTCGCCCGCAAGAACGCCCGCCGCCGAAAGGCGCTGGAGGTGGAGTTGCCGGAACTCAAGCCGCTGCCCCGCCACCGCACCACCGATTTCTCCACCACCACCGTCACCGTGACCCGTAGCGGCACCATCTCCGTGCGCAAGGTGCTCTACACCGTGCCGTCCCGGCTTGTCGGCTGCCGGCTTAAGGTGCATCTCTACGACGACCGGCTGCTCTGTTGGCTGGGCACGACCCAGGTGCTGACGCTCGCCCGCAAGCATCCCAAGGGCAAGCTGCGCGACCGGGTCGTCGATTACCGCCACCTCGCCGCATCCCTGGTGCGCAAGCCGCAGGCGTTCCGCCGCTCCGTTTTCCGCGACGAACTCTTTCCCCGACCGGCCTTCCGCCGGGCCTGGGAGGTGCTGGACGAACAGCTCGACGACCGGCAGGCGTGCCGCGTCTACGTCGGTCTGCTTCATCTGGCGGCCACCGGCGCCTGCGAGGCGGCCCTGGCCGAGCATCTCGACGCCGTGCTCGACCGCGGCGGCCTGCCCGATCTCGAGGGTGCCCGGACGGCCGTGGCGCCTCCCCAGCCGGCGGCGGTGCCACTGATCACCGTGGCGCCGCCCGATCTCGCCGGATACGACCGCCTGCTGCGGCCGGCCACCGCCACCCCCGATCCGGAGCCTGCATGA
- a CDS encoding Mu transposase domain-containing protein, whose translation MPQRFLKPFGQGGESFTALTEGLQEALWQLGGVPHTHRTDRLSAAYRNLTAEDDEAAGYAAFCRHYGMTPTRNNAGVAHENGSVEAAHGHLKAALRDALDLRGSRDFPDIPTYQAFLQDTVARKNARRRKALEVELPELKPLPRHRTTDFSTTTVTVTRSGTISVRKVLYTVPSRLVGCRLKVHLYDDRLLCWLGTTQVLTLARKHPKGKLRDRVVDYRHLAASLVRKPQAFRRSVFRDELFPRPAFRRAWEVLDEQLDDRQACRVYVGLLHLAATGACEAALAEHLDAVLDRGGLPDLEGARTAVAPPQPAAVPLITVAPPDLAGYDRLLRPATATPDPEPA comes from the coding sequence TTGCCACAGCGCTTCCTGAAGCCCTTCGGTCAGGGCGGCGAGAGCTTCACCGCCCTGACCGAAGGGCTTCAGGAAGCGCTGTGGCAACTCGGCGGCGTTCCTCACACCCATCGCACCGACCGCTTGTCCGCCGCCTACCGCAACCTGACGGCCGAGGACGACGAAGCCGCCGGGTACGCCGCCTTCTGCCGCCATTACGGCATGACCCCGACCCGCAACAACGCCGGCGTCGCTCATGAGAACGGCAGCGTTGAAGCCGCCCATGGACATCTGAAAGCAGCCTTGCGCGACGCCCTCGATCTGCGTGGGTCGCGCGATTTCCCGGACATTCCCACCTACCAGGCCTTCCTGCAGGACACCGTCGCCCGCAAGAACGCCCGCCGCCGAAAGGCGCTGGAGGTGGAGTTGCCGGAACTCAAGCCGCTGCCCCGCCACCGCACCACCGATTTCTCCACCACCACCGTCACCGTGACCCGTAGCGGCACCATCTCCGTGCGCAAGGTGCTCTACACCGTGCCGTCCCGGCTTGTCGGCTGCCGGCTTAAGGTGCATCTCTACGACGACCGGCTGCTCTGTTGGCTGGGCACGACCCAGGTGCTGACGCTCGCCCGCAAGCATCCCAAGGGCAAGCTGCGCGACCGGGTCGTCGATTACCGCCACCTCGCCGCATCCCTGGTGCGCAAGCCGCAGGCGTTCCGCCGCTCCGTTTTCCGCGACGAACTCTTTCCCCGACCGGCCTTCCGCCGGGCCTGGGAGGTGCTGGACGAACAGCTCGACGACCGGCAGGCGTGCCGCGTCTACGTCGGTCTGCTTCATCTGGCGGCCACCGGCGCCTGCGAGGCGGCCCTGGCCGAGCATCTCGACGCCGTGCTCGACCGCGGCGGCCTGCCCGATCTCGAGGGTGCCCGGACGGCCGTGGCGCCTCCCCAGCCGGCGGCGGTGCCACTGATCACCGTGGCGCCGCCCGATCTCGCCGGATACGACCGCCTGCTGCGGCCGGCCACCGCCACCCCCGATCCGGAGCCTGCATGA
- the istB gene encoding IS21-like element helper ATPase IstB, which translates to MTDIDAAKLPVMLSALRLPTIGRLWPGFAERADREGWGAARFLATLCEHELAERTERRIARHMAESDLPDGKTLATFDFAAVPTIRKPHVEALGRGDGWIERGANLLIFGPSGVGKTHVAAAIGTALIEGGRRVLFTRTTDLVQKLQAARRDLALPNLLARLDRFDCLILDDLGYVRKDQAETSVLFELIAERYERRSLILTCNQPFSAWDAIFPDPAMTVAAIDRLVHHATILELNTESYRRRSALAAAQDPRAGEG; encoded by the coding sequence ATGACCGACATCGATGCCGCCAAACTGCCCGTGATGCTGTCCGCCCTGCGCCTGCCGACCATTGGCCGGCTGTGGCCGGGTTTCGCCGAACGGGCCGACCGAGAGGGCTGGGGGGCCGCGCGCTTCCTGGCCACCCTGTGCGAGCATGAGCTGGCCGAACGCACCGAACGCCGCATCGCCCGCCACATGGCCGAGTCGGATCTGCCCGACGGCAAGACGCTGGCCACCTTCGACTTCGCCGCCGTGCCCACCATCCGCAAACCCCACGTCGAGGCGCTCGGCCGGGGCGACGGTTGGATCGAGCGCGGCGCCAACCTGCTGATCTTCGGCCCCAGCGGCGTCGGCAAGACCCATGTCGCCGCCGCCATCGGCACCGCCCTCATCGAAGGCGGCCGGCGTGTCCTGTTCACCCGGACCACCGATCTCGTGCAAAAGCTTCAGGCGGCGCGGCGCGACCTCGCCCTGCCAAACCTGCTGGCCCGGCTCGACCGCTTCGATTGCCTGATCCTCGACGACCTCGGCTACGTCCGCAAGGACCAGGCCGAAACCTCGGTGCTGTTCGAGCTGATCGCCGAACGCTACGAACGCCGAAGCTTGATCTTGACCTGCAATCAACCCTTCAGCGCCTGGGACGCGATTTTTCCCGATCCCGCCATGACCGTGGCCGCCATCGACCGCTTGGTGCACCACGCCACCATTCTGGAACTGAACACGGAAAGCTACCGCCGCCGCTCCGCCCTGGCCGCGGCCCAAGACCCGAGGGCCGGCGAAGGGTAA
- a CDS encoding plasmid pRiA4b ORF-3 family protein, producing the protein MMAAMYEPPTIAQLKITILDIDPPIWRRLLVPRKTTLAELHHIIQAAFGWLDYHLHQFEIGGLRFGDPDMLNADAFDDDSRALPEEDVRLFDFLSTPPPFLYLYDFGDDWHHRIEIETLRLPEADRKYPACIDGARSRPPEDVGGVHGYAEFLDVLHDPNHPDHADMKRWAGRAFHPEKFDIAKTDRAVRSAVRAAKRRAALSRYD; encoded by the coding sequence ATGATGGCGGCCATGTATGAGCCGCCGACCATCGCCCAGCTGAAGATCACGATCCTGGACATCGACCCGCCGATCTGGCGGCGCCTGCTGGTGCCGCGCAAAACCACGCTGGCCGAGTTGCACCACATCATTCAGGCCGCCTTCGGCTGGCTCGACTACCATCTCCATCAGTTCGAGATCGGCGGCTTGCGCTTCGGCGACCCCGACATGCTCAACGCCGACGCCTTCGACGACGACAGCCGGGCATTGCCGGAGGAGGACGTTCGCCTGTTCGACTTCCTGTCCACCCCGCCGCCGTTCCTCTATCTCTACGACTTCGGCGACGATTGGCACCATCGGATCGAGATCGAAACCCTGCGTTTGCCCGAGGCCGATCGCAAGTACCCCGCCTGCATCGACGGCGCCCGCTCGCGACCGCCAGAGGACGTCGGCGGTGTCCATGGCTACGCTGAGTTCCTCGACGTCTTGCACGACCCAAACCACCCCGACCATGCCGACATGAAGCGATGGGCGGGCCGAGCATTCCATCCCGAAAAGTTCGACATCGCCAAAACCGATCGCGCTGTTCGCTCCGCTGTCCGCGCCGCAAAACGCCGAGCGGCACTGTCACGATACGACTGA